AGGTGTAGTAACCCGATTCTGATACGCCCCAAGGCAGGCCGCGCTGTTTGCCGTAGGCGATCTGGCGACACACCGCCGCGTGGCAGGTTTGGTCGAGTAAGGTGCCTTCATAACTGGGCATCACCAGCATTGGCATCAAATACTCAAACATGGAGCCGCTCCAGGACACCAATACCGGCTCGCCCTCGGCCATGGTGCGCAAACGCCCCAGAGCGAACCAGCTCTCTTGCGGCACCTGGCCCTGGGCAATAGCAACGAAATTACACAGGCGCGCTTCCGAGGCGAGCAGGTCGTAAAAGCTGTTGTCGCGGCGATAATCGTCGAGGTTGTAACCCACCGCAATCAGGTGACGGGTGCGGTCGTAGAGGAAGTCATAGTCCATCGCGGCAAAGTGATTGGCCTGTGCAGCCAAGTCCACACAACGGGCAATACGTTCGCTGGCACGGGCGCTGGCCGCGTTGATCAAACCACGCAATTCCAGCAGCCATTCACGCTCGGCGGGAGTGCCGGGACGCAGCAATTGTTCATCCAACAGCGGTACCAGTGTCTCGCTGTAACCTGCCAGCCCCTTCAAGGTGGGAATGGCATTGAGCTCAGCAAAGGGCGCGAGGCTGGCCATAAACCCGGTCAATGCCGCAGGGGTAGCACGGAATACTAACCAGGGTGCGAAGAACAACAGTTCATCGCGGGCAGAGCCGCTCTGTTGCGCCAACGCTTGTCCCCAGTGTTTGGCTTCGTCCGCCAGGTTGCCATTGTCCGCGAAGGATGAGCCCATCCTGTCGCTGAGCAACTCACCACTCACCGCCAGGGTTATCCCCGGTTGGGCGGCCAGCCAGGTGTTAATGATGATGGCCGCTTCATTCACCGCTGTCAGGCAGTGCAACACACCGGGAACACTCGCGGTACGGCTACGGTAATCCTGCATACAGGCGCCGGTGAGCAGGCTGCGCAGGCGGATAATGGCATCCTGAATCACGGCGGGCAGTTCATCTTGCAGACGGGCGGCCTGCAGGCTATCGCTGAGCACCAGCAATGTATCGCGCAGGCCTTCAAATACCCGCGCCGCCGGGATTGCCTGCTCCGGCAAGGCGATTAACCCTGCGCGCAGGGTGAGTAAATGGCCCGCGAGGTTGCCACTATCCACCGCCGAAATGTAGCGCGGCGGCAGCGGCTGCAAACTGAGGGTGTCGTACCAATTAAAGAAATGGCCGCGATAGCGCTCCAGCTTGTCCATACTGCCAAAGGTATTGGCGGTGCGCTCAAGCAGTACATCGGCGGAGATAAAACCAAAATCATAGGCCGATAAGTTGCCCAGCAGCGCCAGCCCCATGTTAGTGGGCGAGGTGCGGTGCGCAATCACCGGGCCGGGATTCTCCTGAAAATTATCGGGTGGCAACCAGTTGTCTTCCGCCACCACAAAGCGCTCAAAATAAGCCCATGTTTTGCGGGCGATCCGGCGTAAAAACAGTGTTTGCTGCGGTGATAAACTCGTCTCGCTGCGCACCAGCGGCAGGCCCAGCCACCAGGCTCCCAGCGGGGCAACAAGCCACAATCCCAACAGCGGCAGCGCGACAATCAGGGCCGCAGGCTGCAAAAAGGCCAAGGCAGCCGCCGTTATCAGGGCAATCACTGGTGACGACCACAACAGGCGCCAACTCGCCGACAAACCACCGGCAGCGCCTTGCTCCAGCTCGGCGGAAGCGCGCCATTCCAACAACCGCGCGGGCGCAAACCACAGGCGCCACAAGCTGCGCAGAATCGCCGTCAGGCTATAGCTTGCTTCATGGGGCAAGCAGCTAATGCGGAATAGCGTCTGTATCAGGTGCCGCCCGGCGATAACGCTCACCGCCGCCAAATGCTGGCGCAGGAAGACTTCATCGGGTTTACGCAAGGTATCCAATGCGGTGGTCAGTATGGGTGGCAAAGCGATAAACCCGAGTACAGCCAGGGTCCACGCCAAGGGCGCAGGCAGCAGTACCCAGCCGATTAACAGCAGCAACAGCAGCGCCACCGGTGCCAGGCTGCGCAACAGGTTATCGGCGATTTTCCAGCGCGATAGCAGAGACAATGGATTCACCAACCGCTGCCCATTAGCACCCGGCACCCCCGGCCACAGCCAGCGGGCGATTTGCCAATCGCCGCGAATCCAGCGCTCGCGCCGACTCACATCCAACGAGTAGCGGACGGGCGCATCTTCATAAAGGTGGACATCGCTCAGCAGCCCGGCGCGCGCATAGCAACCTTCCAGCAAGTCATGGCTGAGGATACGGTTGTCAGGAAAGCGTCCGCCCAATACTTGCTCAAAGGCATCCAGGTCATAAATCCCCTTGCCGATAAACGATCCCTCACCAAACAGATCCTGATATACGTCCGATACCGAACGGGTGTAAGGGTCAATGCCCGACTCGCCACCATAAAGTTGCACATAACGCGAACGATTGGCCGCAGACAGTCCCGCCGCCATACGCGGTTGCAAAATGCCGTAACCACGGCGGATGAGGTGTCGTTCCGGGTCGTATACCGGGCGATTGAGCGGGTGCGCCATGGTGCCGACAAACTGGCGGGCGGCATCGCGCGGGAGTTGGGTGTCCGTATCCAGCGTGATCACATAACGCAATTTGGGCAGTGCAGCTATATCGCCCACAATCAGCGAAAAGGCATCAGAATAGCCCTGCCCCTCGCGCAGCAGCTGGTTTAAATCTGCCAGCTTGCCGCGTTTGCGCTCGTGGCCCATCCAGCAATGGGCACAAGGGTTCCACAAGCGCGGGCGATGAAACAGGAAAAAGCGATTCGCGGTGGGGTAGTCGCCCCCGGCACCGGAGGCCTCACCATCCGGTCTGGCATCGGGCGGATAGGCTGTATTGAGCCGTGCGATACCCTCACAGGCATGTAGTAACAAAGCGTTATCGCCGGGCAAGGTCTCGTGGGGGGCATCGCCCAAATCCGTCAACAGTGCAAAATAAATATGCGCATCGCGGTTACCCAAAAAGCGAACCTCAAGGGCTTCCAGCAAATCATCAATCCCGCGCTGATGGGTAAGCAGGCAGGGCACCACCACCAGCGTGGCCAATTCAGGGGGAATACCGCTGGCAAAATCCAGGCGCGGCAAGCGCTTGGGCAATACCCCCAGAGTCACCACCCAATTCACCAGGGTGGAAGCCAGTGGCGCAGTCGCCAGGAGCGCCAACATTGCCAGCAAGCCCCATTGCCAAGGGCCAATATCCGCCCCCTGCGCAAGGCTGAGTAAGCTCAGGCTTGCGCTCGCAACCAGGATCGCAATCGCCCCGAGGTATAAGGACAACCCTGCACCGGCAATCCGGCGGCGCAGGCGCACGATCAAAGGCACCCGCGCTGCCACACGCTGTTCCAATTGCGGCAGGCCGTCATCAATCAGGTAATAGCCCACATGCTGGCTGCACCCGGTCGCGCCACCCTGTTGCGCCAGCAGTATGGCGGCTCTCGCCACTTCGGCTTCTGCCAACTCACTTTGTTTGGCCAAGCGATCAATCACATGGCGGTATTCATCGCGCGTGGCAAAATCCATCTGCCCATAGGCATTGGCATAATTCGCCCCATCGTCCCGGTCCTCGCGCAAGATCTGCTCGACAATGCTCATGGTTTCCACAAACACGCGCCAATCGTAAGCGCCTAAAAACCGCAAGCTGCCGATGCTATTGCTAATAGAAACCTGATCCACCGCCTGCTGCTGGTTTTCGGCATGCACCATTTGTTCAATGGTCAAACTCTCTTCGGCGAGCCGCTGTTCAATCCAGGTCAATGGCAATGCCAACGCCGGGCCGAGGCCTTGTAAACGGCGCACTAATTCAGCGATAAACGCGCTCACCATGGGCGGGTTAGAACGCGCCATATCGGCGATCACAATGATTAGATTTTTCGGATCACTCTCCGCCACCTCCACCATCTGGCTCGCCCATTCGCGCGCCTGATTCAAATAGGCACGCGCAGTGGTAATGCGCAAACTCACACGGCGCAAATTCTCAATCAGCGCCAAGCGCAACATAATGGGAATCGCCCAGAGCTCACCGAGGGTCAGCGGTGTAATGGTTTGATAAGCCGCCACAAAACGGCTCAGCATTTCAGCATCAATACGGCCATCACCATGGGAAATGGCAGACAGCGCCAAATCGTACACGCGCGGCAAACCCGCCGACTGGCCACTGGCCAAACGCGGTAACTCGCGGCTGTAATTTTTAGGGAGATGACGCCTGGCCGTGCGAATTTGCTCTTCGATCATATAAAAATTATCGAGCAGCCACTCACCCGCTGGCGCAATGCGTGAACGGGCTTTTATCGCCTCGGTCAACAGCGCGCAGGCGCGTAACAACACCTGCTCGTTATCATCCAACCGCGTTAACAAACGGTCGCGCGTGCGCACGCTACTCAAGCTATGTTCACTCGCCAGCACTCGCCCAAAATGCTCCATTTGGTCAGCGCTGAATAACTCCGCCCGCAGCGGATTAAGATCCTCCGGCCGCTGTGCGCGCCGGTCATAAATCCCCCGGCGCCACAAACGCAAACTATTACCCACAGAAAAACGAGACAAAAAAGACAGGGACAAGGTTTTACCCCAGCGCGTGTTCAGCATAATGAAAGCCTTGGAAAAGATGGTTCCAACAAGCCTGAACAAATTGCATGGGGTTGTCTGTTCGCTAGCGATCTTTAGTGCGCAATTACTGTTATTTTTTACATTTCCCGTAACACACCTTGCCCTGCGTAGAGCACAACACAAAATTCCTCCAAATTAACGGCATTCAGGTTGCCTAGCGCACAGAGATCCATCATGGATGGGGTCACCCTCTTCATCATTCGCTGAATCACACCAAGGAGAATGCAATGAAGCACCACGACCAAACCCCGACACCACTGCCCGCCATTCAAGCGGCACATGTAGATAACAACAACCAACCTTTAACGACAAATCAGGGAGTGAAAATTGCCGACAATCAACACTCATTAAAAATCGGTTTGCGCGGGCCAACTGCGCTGGAAGATTTTATTCTGCGCGAAAAAATAACGCATTTTGACCACGAGCGAATTCCCGAACGTGTGGTGCATGCGCGCGGTTCGGCCGCCCATGGTTATTTTGAATGCTACAAAGCCTTAAGCGAACTCACCATGGCCGCGCCGTTTAGTGAAGATGGAAAATGCACGCCGGTATTTGCGCGTTTTTCTACCGTCGCGGGCGAACGCGGTTCGGCAGATACCGTGCGCGATGTGCGCGGATTTGCCGTGAAATTTTATACCGATGAAGGCAACTGGGATTTAGTCGGCAATAACATCCCGGTGTTTTTTATTCAGGATGCGATGAAATTTCCCGATTTAGTCCACGCCGTTAAAGCAGAACCGCACAATGCGATTCCACAAGCATCCAGCGCACACGATACCTTTTGGGATTTTGTTTCGCTTATGCCGGAATCCACCCACATGCTGCTGTGGCAAATGTCGGACCGCGCCATTCCGCGTAGCTATCGCACCATGCAAGGCTTTGGTGTACACACATTTCGGCTGGTGAATGCGCAAGGCCTATCCGTGTTTTGCAAATTTCACTGGACCCCCATGGCAGGCACTCACTCATTGGTGTGGGATGAAGCGGCAAAAATTATCGGCGCCGATCCGGATTTTCATCGCCGCGATTTATGGGAGGCCATTGCAGCAGAAGCCTTTCCCGAATACGAATTAGGCCTGCAAATCTTTACCGAAGAAACCGCCAATAGTTTTTCGTTTGATGTACTCGACCCCACCAAACTGGTACCAGAAGAATTGGTGCCCATTACCCCGGTGGGCAAAATGGTGTTGAATCGCAACCCGGATAATTTTTTTGCTGAAACCGAACAAGTGGCATTTTGTACTGCCCACGTTGTGCCCGGCATTGATTTCTCCAACGACCCGCTTTTACAAGGCCGCATTCACTCGTACATAGATACCCAAATTAGCCGCTTGGGCGGTGCTAATTTTCATGAGATTCCCATCAACAAACCTTTAGCGCCGGTGCATAACAATCAGCGCGATGGTATGCATCGCCATGAGATCCATTCGGGCCGTGTTAATTACGAACCCAATTCACTGGCCGGAGGCTGCCCATTTCAAACGGCCATGTCGGGTTACAAAAGTTATCCTGAACCCATTGCCGCCGATAAAGTGCGCGGCAGCCCGGAATTATTTTCCGATCACTATTCACAAGCGCGTTTATTTTGGCAAAGCCAATCGCCGGCAGAGCAAACCCACATTATCAGCGCTTTTCGTTTTGAACTGACGCGCGTGCAAACACTCGCTATTCGCGTGCGCGTATTGTCGCTGCTGGTTAATGTCGATGGGCAATTAGCCGAATCTGTTGCCAAGGGTTTGGGCATAGCCGTGCCGCCACCTATGCCGCTCGCCTCCACTGCACCCATTCCGTCTTATCCCATCTCACCCGCGCTCTCGCTGTTATCGCACCCAGGTACAACCGGTATAGCCACTCGTCAGGTAGCAATTTTAATCAGCAATGGTGTTGACCATCACACAGTTGCGGCGCTCGCAGAAGATTTGCGCAACAGCGGCGCTGTGCCGACCTTAATCAGTTCGCGCCTCGGCAACCTGAAAACGGCGGATGGCAGCACCCTGGATATTGACACCACGCTGGAGGCAAGCGCCCCGGTGCTCTACGACGGAATGATCGTCATCCAGGCGGATGAACAGCTTAAACATAATATCGATGCAATTGATTTTGTGCGGCAACAATATCGCCATTGCAAACCTATTTATGCCATCGCCAGCGATAGCATCTTAGCGGCAGCAGGAATTCCTTCGCGATTTTCTGACGGCACAGTTGATCCAGAACTCATGGTTGATCAAGAAACAATACAAGCCGATTCGCTTACGCAATTCAAAACGGCGCTGGCGGGGCATCGCTCGTTTGAGCGCGAAAAAAATCTACTCACCGGATAAAGACCTTATCCACCAACCTGTGTTTTATTGGAGAAAAATTATGGCTACTGCACAAAAAAATCCCGTTACTGACAACAAACCCAAAGCACAAGAGGCCATTGCCTTACTCAAAGCCGATCACAAACTGGTAAGCATGCTGTTTGAACAGTATGAAACGGCCAAGTCATCCACCAAAAAGAAATCTATAGTGTCGCAAATTTGCACTGAACTCACCGTGCATGCACAACTTGAAGAAGAAATTTTTTACCCGCAAGTGCGGGCAGCATTAAAAGACAAGGAATTAATCCCGGAGGCCATTGTTGAACATGCAACGCTGAAAGAATTAATCGCACAAATAGAGGACGGAGAACCAAGTGATGACCTCTATGACGCTAAAGTAAAAGTATTGTCTGAATACGTAAAACACCACGTAAAAGAAGAGCAGAACGAAATATTTCCCAAGGCCAAAGCCAGCAAATTGGATATGTATGCACTGGGCGAGCAATTACTCCAGCGCAAGGAGCAATTATTGTTCAAACCCTAATTTTACGTTGGCATATAAAACGCCACTGATAAAAATCAGTGCATGCCTTACTTCAAACCTGATACACAAAAACTTACAGGGTGGCAGCCTGACACCCGACTGGAGCTTGAAATGGATACACAATTTGCACAACGCCCGGAGCATAATTATCGCGATGGTGTCATTAGCACTCAGCCAGAAAACGACAGCGTCGTTGCCTGGTGTGCAGTTTTTGCTGGCGCTGTCGCGTCTGCCGCACTATCGCTCATTTTATTATTACTCGGCACCGGTTTTGGCTTAACACTGGTGTCGCCCTGGTCAAGCGAAGGCATTAGCAGCACGAGTTTTGGGGTGTCGAGTATTGTCGGCATCACCTTAATTTCGCTGGTGGCCTCTGCGATTGGCGGTTACATCGCCGGGCGCATGAGAACGCGCTGGATTAACACACCCAACGACGAAGTATACTTCCGCGATACGGCACACGGCTTTTTATCCTGGGCCGTTGCCACACTGGGCACCGCCGCCTTACTCACCTCCGTCATTAGCGGCATTATGGGCAGCGGTATTAAAACCAGTGGCGCCATTGCTGGCAGCGCAGCCGGTATTGCTGCAAGCGGCGTTTCAGCCGCACTCATGACAGACAAGAGTGACAGCAACACCACACTCACCTATATACTGGACGACCTGCTTCGCAAACAACCGAACGCTGCTGCAACCCATTCCCGGCAACAACCGCTCGCTATGGAAAATTCGGTCGATGGGTCACTCACCAGCGAACCGGCACCACAAACCAGTAACAACATGCCCGCCATGCACAAGGACTCACCCAAAGCTGAACTCATGCGCATATTTGTGTATGCCATAGCGACTGATTCCCTTCCACAACAAGACGTGAAATATGCAGGGCAACTGGTAGCGCAAGAAACAGGCATAGATCAACCAACCGCCGAAAAACACGTAACCGATAACTTCACCCTGCTAAGACAAAAATTAGACGAAGCCGAAACCGCTGCACTCGCCGCCGCAGACAAAGCACGCGAACTATCAGCCTACGCCTCGCTCTGGTTGTTTATTTCATTATTAAGCGGTGCGTTTATCGCCAGCTTGATGGCCGTATACGGCGGACGCCAACGCGATCTTAATTAACATTATTTTTTACGGAGAAAAACATGCGTTCAATATTACTTTTCATGCTCGGTATTCCAATCCCCATTATCATCCTCATCGCCATACTCACCTAAGCGATAAAAAAATGGCCCTAAAGTGAATCACTTTAGGGCCATTTTTTATTACTCAACAAACCATCTTTATCAGGCGCAAACCGCCCTCAACAATGA
The nucleotide sequence above comes from Cellvibrio sp. PSBB023. Encoded proteins:
- a CDS encoding hemerythrin domain-containing protein, whose protein sequence is MATAQKNPVTDNKPKAQEAIALLKADHKLVSMLFEQYETAKSSTKKKSIVSQICTELTVHAQLEEEIFYPQVRAALKDKELIPEAIVEHATLKELIAQIEDGEPSDDLYDAKVKVLSEYVKHHVKEEQNEIFPKAKASKLDMYALGEQLLQRKEQLLFKP
- a CDS encoding catalase, with the translated sequence MKHHDQTPTPLPAIQAAHVDNNNQPLTTNQGVKIADNQHSLKIGLRGPTALEDFILREKITHFDHERIPERVVHARGSAAHGYFECYKALSELTMAAPFSEDGKCTPVFARFSTVAGERGSADTVRDVRGFAVKFYTDEGNWDLVGNNIPVFFIQDAMKFPDLVHAVKAEPHNAIPQASSAHDTFWDFVSLMPESTHMLLWQMSDRAIPRSYRTMQGFGVHTFRLVNAQGLSVFCKFHWTPMAGTHSLVWDEAAKIIGADPDFHRRDLWEAIAAEAFPEYELGLQIFTEETANSFSFDVLDPTKLVPEELVPITPVGKMVLNRNPDNFFAETEQVAFCTAHVVPGIDFSNDPLLQGRIHSYIDTQISRLGGANFHEIPINKPLAPVHNNQRDGMHRHEIHSGRVNYEPNSLAGGCPFQTAMSGYKSYPEPIAADKVRGSPELFSDHYSQARLFWQSQSPAEQTHIISAFRFELTRVQTLAIRVRVLSLLVNVDGQLAESVAKGLGIAVPPPMPLASTAPIPSYPISPALSLLSHPGTTGIATRQVAILISNGVDHHTVAALAEDLRNSGAVPTLISSRLGNLKTADGSTLDIDTTLEASAPVLYDGMIVIQADEQLKHNIDAIDFVRQQYRHCKPIYAIASDSILAAAGIPSRFSDGTVDPELMVDQETIQADSLTQFKTALAGHRSFEREKNLLTG
- a CDS encoding GH36-type glycosyl hydrolase domain-containing protein, producing MLNTRWGKTLSLSFLSRFSVGNSLRLWRRGIYDRRAQRPEDLNPLRAELFSADQMEHFGRVLASEHSLSSVRTRDRLLTRLDDNEQVLLRACALLTEAIKARSRIAPAGEWLLDNFYMIEEQIRTARRHLPKNYSRELPRLASGQSAGLPRVYDLALSAISHGDGRIDAEMLSRFVAAYQTITPLTLGELWAIPIMLRLALIENLRRVSLRITTARAYLNQAREWASQMVEVAESDPKNLIIVIADMARSNPPMVSAFIAELVRRLQGLGPALALPLTWIEQRLAEESLTIEQMVHAENQQQAVDQVSISNSIGSLRFLGAYDWRVFVETMSIVEQILREDRDDGANYANAYGQMDFATRDEYRHVIDRLAKQSELAEAEVARAAILLAQQGGATGCSQHVGYYLIDDGLPQLEQRVAARVPLIVRLRRRIAGAGLSLYLGAIAILVASASLSLLSLAQGADIGPWQWGLLAMLALLATAPLASTLVNWVVTLGVLPKRLPRLDFASGIPPELATLVVVPCLLTHQRGIDDLLEALEVRFLGNRDAHIYFALLTDLGDAPHETLPGDNALLLHACEGIARLNTAYPPDARPDGEASGAGGDYPTANRFFLFHRPRLWNPCAHCWMGHERKRGKLADLNQLLREGQGYSDAFSLIVGDIAALPKLRYVITLDTDTQLPRDAARQFVGTMAHPLNRPVYDPERHLIRRGYGILQPRMAAGLSAANRSRYVQLYGGESGIDPYTRSVSDVYQDLFGEGSFIGKGIYDLDAFEQVLGGRFPDNRILSHDLLEGCYARAGLLSDVHLYEDAPVRYSLDVSRRERWIRGDWQIARWLWPGVPGANGQRLVNPLSLLSRWKIADNLLRSLAPVALLLLLLIGWVLLPAPLAWTLAVLGFIALPPILTTALDTLRKPDEVFLRQHLAAVSVIAGRHLIQTLFRISCLPHEASYSLTAILRSLWRLWFAPARLLEWRASAELEQGAAGGLSASWRLLWSSPVIALITAAALAFLQPAALIVALPLLGLWLVAPLGAWWLGLPLVRSETSLSPQQTLFLRRIARKTWAYFERFVVAEDNWLPPDNFQENPGPVIAHRTSPTNMGLALLGNLSAYDFGFISADVLLERTANTFGSMDKLERYRGHFFNWYDTLSLQPLPPRYISAVDSGNLAGHLLTLRAGLIALPEQAIPAARVFEGLRDTLLVLSDSLQAARLQDELPAVIQDAIIRLRSLLTGACMQDYRSRTASVPGVLHCLTAVNEAAIIINTWLAAQPGITLAVSGELLSDRMGSSFADNGNLADEAKHWGQALAQQSGSARDELLFFAPWLVFRATPAALTGFMASLAPFAELNAIPTLKGLAGYSETLVPLLDEQLLRPGTPAEREWLLELRGLINAASARASERIARCVDLAAQANHFAAMDYDFLYDRTRHLIAVGYNLDDYRRDNSFYDLLASEARLCNFVAIAQGQVPQESWFALGRLRTMAEGEPVLVSWSGSMFEYLMPMLVMPSYEGTLLDQTCHAAVCRQIAYGKQRGLPWGVSESGYYTFDASLNYQYHAFGVPGLGFKRGLAEDAVISPYASVLALMVAPEAACENLERLASAGVEGRFGFYEAVDYTDSRLARGQTSALVQSFMVHHQGMSLLALAHLLLDRPMQRRFAADPLFQATLLLLQERIPKSSVLHTHVAEHADGAALFDQVETASYAPLEADTPTPEVQLLSNGRYQVMITNAGGGYSRWKDLAVTRWREDATRDNWGMFVYLRDATTNDFWSASHQPTLKRADNYEAMFSEGRAEFRRRDHDIETYTELVVSPEDDIELRRLRITNRSSRTRTLELTSYAEVVLALPAADATQTAFGNLFVQTEILPERRALLCTRRPRSVGEHTPWMFHLLSTNGSPVDQLSYETDRLRFTGRGRTLMAPQAVTDGGELSGSQGSVLDPIVAIRCRITLEAGQVATLDLVSGTADTRDACMALVSRYQDRHLADRVFDLAATHSGVTLRQINASEADAQIYRRLASSVLYAHSALRAEASVLIQNRRGQSGLWGYAISGDLPIVLLKVATSEHIELARQLIQCHAYWRLKGLSVDLVIWNEDHIGYRQRLQDQIMGLIATGSESHAIDRPGGIFVRSGEQISHEDRILLQSVARAIIDGNKGSLAEQVSWHGLAEKKVARLMPNRKRTPEANLPLRIAPRADLILTNPLGGFTPDGREYIITTTRAQMTPLPWVNVIANPGFGTVISESGLAYTWSENAHEFRLTPWCDDPVGSAGGEAFYLRDEDTGHVWSPTPLPKPGQAPYVTRHGFGYSVFEHTDDSVCSQLWVYVDLEESVKFSVLKVTNLSARRRRLSATGYVEWVLGDLRTKSALHTVTEIDSASGALFARNAYNSEFGGRACFFDVDDNARTLTGDRTEFLGRNGSLGNPDALTRTRLSGRLGAGLDPCGAIQVPFELDEGESREIIFRLGAGQDIEQARALAQRMRHLGSARAALAKVHEYWTRTLGAVQVKTPDPAFNVLANGWLLYQTLACRLWARSGYYQSGGAYGYRDQLQDTMALAHSQPGMMRAQLLRAAQRQYHEGDVQHWWHPPQGRGVRTRCSDDYLWLPLVTCHYVQTTGDTGVLDEQLHYLTGRLLNEDEESYYDLPGQSSDTASLYEHCQRAIEHGLRFGERGLPLMGSGDWNDGMNLVGIHGKGESVWLGFMLYKVLLAFAKIAHQRHDLVFADRCLHEAKLLQQNIDQYAWDGAWFRRAWFDDGVALGSAINDECRIDSIAQSWSVLSGAGDPMRARQAMASLDKHLVRRDQGIIQLLDPPFDKSAMNPGYIKGYVPGVRENGGQYTHAAIWATMAFAELGDSQRAWELFNIINPVNHGNSAAAVALYKAEPYVVAADVYAIAPHTGRGGWSWYTGSAGWLYRLMVESLLGITRQGNELHIKPCLPKDWPGYAVDYRFGNTLYRIEVIQRDGGEGNILLDGIVLQGAGIPLVDDGRERAVKVSVAV